The proteins below are encoded in one region of Candidatus Saccharimonadales bacterium:
- a CDS encoding HIT domain-containing protein, translating to MKTSCSFCDLTSQADRLIRSNDLMASFLSNPRLAPGHVLVIPRRHFEPPQALNDAELIAIYQEITRLSTHLLTIFKGVDIWQKTRPQVAENTIKRHHLHFHVIPSNPGDSVYERALEWDPDHFLVLSAGERNQMLKLLK from the coding sequence ATGAAAACTAGTTGCTCATTTTGTGATCTTACCAGTCAGGCTGATCGTTTGATTCGCTCAAATGATTTAATGGCTTCGTTTCTATCTAACCCCAGGTTAGCACCTGGCCACGTTTTGGTCATACCCAGGCGCCACTTTGAACCTCCACAGGCTCTAAATGACGCAGAACTAATTGCCATTTACCAAGAAATTACCCGGCTGAGCACTCATCTACTGACTATATTTAAAGGTGTCGATATTTGGCAAAAGACTCGGCCCCAAGTGGCTGAGAACACCATCAAACGGCATCACCTGCACTTCCACGTCATCCCCAGTAATCCTGGTGATAGTGTTTATGAACGGGCACTGGAGTGGGACCCAGACCATTTTTTGGTTTTGAGTGCTGGTGAACGAAATCAAATGCTGAAATTACTCAAATAA
- a CDS encoding sortase has product MNPSQGDTLDIKPVQPGPNQPTSQPASGSEAEAARARIAELSDPHAGTLEQGQAVSLRRPIAAGAGLPPVPAPASPAAEALKPKLPSLPQFNQAKIKRKIPSPVKPLLSALGAFVLLVMVFKAQIILSQLKYLTGKTQTVTSNIATPAASIPPDPTISIPKINVNAPVVYEPSIAEAAIQKALVGGVVHYGTSVTPGQPGNLVIVGHSSNDWWQPGNYKFVFVLLDKLAVGDQFSLNYQSHKYIYEVTLVKIVEPTDLSVLANTPSPTATLITCTPPGTSWRRLVVQANQISPEPTSQTPSTVDNSAGSSQALQLPSDSPSLGSQLSRAWHNLTTSISNLIHGKSSTTNQPTEQNSTQPSNSTLPSGL; this is encoded by the coding sequence ATGAACCCATCACAAGGCGACACTCTCGATATTAAGCCGGTCCAACCGGGCCCAAACCAACCAACTAGCCAGCCGGCTAGTGGCAGTGAGGCCGAGGCCGCTCGGGCCCGCATCGCTGAATTATCCGATCCCCACGCCGGTACCCTCGAACAAGGGCAGGCTGTTTCGTTGCGTCGACCGATAGCGGCGGGGGCGGGCCTGCCTCCAGTGCCAGCTCCTGCTAGCCCTGCAGCCGAAGCCCTCAAACCAAAGCTACCCAGTCTGCCCCAATTTAATCAGGCTAAGATCAAGCGCAAAATCCCCAGCCCCGTTAAACCCTTACTGAGCGCCCTGGGTGCATTTGTCCTGCTCGTAATGGTCTTTAAAGCCCAAATTATCTTAAGTCAACTAAAATATCTGACCGGCAAAACTCAGACTGTCACATCCAACATTGCTACACCAGCCGCCTCCATACCGCCCGATCCGACCATTAGCATCCCCAAAATTAACGTTAACGCGCCGGTCGTCTACGAACCCAGCATTGCCGAAGCCGCCATTCAAAAAGCCTTGGTCGGTGGGGTTGTCCACTATGGCACCTCGGTTACACCTGGCCAGCCCGGCAATCTAGTGATCGTCGGGCACTCCTCGAACGATTGGTGGCAACCCGGTAACTATAAGTTTGTGTTTGTGCTACTGGATAAATTGGCCGTGGGCGATCAGTTTAGCTTGAATTACCAATCGCACAAATATATCTATGAAGTGACCTTAGTTAAAATCGTCGAACCAACCGATTTGAGTGTGCTAGCCAATACGCCAAGCCCAACAGCCACCCTAATTACTTGTACACCACCAGGGACAAGCTGGCGGCGTTTGGTCGTCCAAGCCAATCAAATTAGCCCCGAACCAACCAGCCAGACGCCCTCGACAGTTGATAATAGCGCGGGGAGTAGCCAAGCTCTGCAGCTGCCCAGCGATTCGCCCAGCCTAGGTAGCCAACTGAGCCGAGCCTGGCATAATCTCACGACCAGTATTTCGAATCTAATTCACGGTAAATCAAGCACCACCAATCAGCCAACTGAGCAAAACTCAACTCAGCCGTCCAATTCGACCTTGCCTTCGGGACTCTAG
- a CDS encoding PEGA domain-containing protein — MTLRPLKITGWIVVIAGVVLATIVLIYIGRGYSYDFHTGRLKLNGLVIFTSVPGGADISINGKPIHRRTPYRSTLEAGDYTFDITKDGYRPWTKRISIVPSEVTWAQYVLLLPTNLETGTWSQAAGVSGLVTSTDHKHFAFVAADTKVWTFDTGQHQPSIAYTPTAPAPGQPIEAVQTLEFSGDASRLLITTKSGDKTYQRLLTLGSGTVTNLSEQYGFDLQALHFNPTNAQELFWLSPDGLRRINTASQSLSAVLADHVATYTFGGNGQIVYIATTPLGKSLYTMDTSGQNKREQVQAIADSDSYQISYGSYKSDDKIAVLPNKSRTITLYSELSSAHPISRIITKSADSLSFNSDGRFINFRDGQRLATYDLELNRTYNFASSKTPYQNVLWFDTYHLLTVNTSGVSLVEFDGGNAAEISGPASGGQISFTSNQHEVLVVQPQSNGQMAINAITIKH, encoded by the coding sequence ATGACTCTGCGCCCACTCAAAATCACCGGTTGGATCGTCGTAATTGCGGGGGTGGTACTTGCCACCATCGTCTTAATCTACATTGGTCGAGGCTATAGTTATGATTTCCACACTGGCCGCCTTAAGCTAAACGGTTTAGTTATATTTACGTCAGTACCGGGTGGGGCCGATATCTCGATTAATGGCAAGCCCATCCACCGCCGGACGCCCTATCGCAGCACATTGGAGGCTGGTGACTACACCTTTGATATCACCAAGGATGGCTATCGTCCCTGGACCAAGCGCATCTCAATTGTGCCCTCGGAAGTAACCTGGGCCCAGTACGTTTTACTGTTGCCGACTAACCTCGAAACCGGAACTTGGTCGCAGGCGGCTGGCGTCTCTGGCCTGGTCACGAGTACCGATCACAAACACTTCGCCTTTGTGGCGGCTGATACCAAAGTTTGGACCTTTGACACTGGTCAGCATCAGCCTAGTATCGCCTACACTCCCACGGCGCCAGCTCCGGGGCAGCCAATCGAGGCTGTTCAAACCCTGGAGTTTTCGGGTGATGCCAGCCGATTGTTAATTACCACCAAATCGGGCGATAAAACCTACCAGCGCCTGCTGACTCTGGGCAGTGGCACAGTCACAAATTTGAGCGAGCAGTATGGTTTCGATCTCCAGGCCCTGCACTTCAACCCAACTAACGCTCAAGAATTATTTTGGTTAAGTCCGGATGGTTTGCGCCGGATCAATACTGCCAGCCAAAGTCTGTCGGCTGTCTTGGCTGATCACGTAGCCACTTATACTTTTGGTGGTAATGGCCAGATCGTCTATATTGCTACGACCCCATTAGGTAAGAGTCTCTATACCATGGACACTTCCGGGCAAAATAAACGCGAACAAGTTCAAGCCATCGCCGACAGCGACAGTTACCAGATCAGCTACGGCAGCTATAAGAGTGATGATAAAATCGCCGTCTTACCTAATAAAAGTCGCACCATCACGCTCTACAGTGAACTCTCCAGCGCCCACCCGATTAGCCGTATCATTACCAAGTCGGCCGATAGCCTGAGCTTCAATTCCGACGGACGATTTATTAATTTCCGCGACGGCCAGCGGCTGGCAACCTATGACCTCGAACTTAATCGGACCTACAACTTTGCTAGTTCCAAAACACCCTATCAGAACGTGCTCTGGTTCGATACCTATCATCTACTAACAGTTAATACCAGCGGCGTCTCTTTGGTCGAGTTTGATGGCGGCAATGCGGCTGAAATCTCGGGACCAGCCAGTGGCGGCCAAATCAGCTTTACTAGCAATCAGCACGAAGTCTTAGTCGTCCAACCTCAGAGCAACGGCCAAATGGCCATTAATGCTATTACCATTAAGCACTAA
- a CDS encoding rod shape-determining protein encodes MFSKRVAIDLGTANVLVYVPKRGIVINEPSVVALDTATNRIMAVGNEAREMLGRTPDTIVASQPLRDGVIADYRITQAMIRHYITKVAGGFRLSRPDVMISVPAGATSTERRAVIDATISAGARAAYIIKEPVAAAIGASIPIASAAGNMVVDIGGGTTEIAILSLGGVVAQNSIRVGGNRIDAAIADFIRRKYGLAIGERTAEEIKRELGSALKLTKDRSAEIRGRDIIAGLPKTVTVSSNDLTEAISDELEKIILAIRVVLEQTPPELSSDIIDRGMVLTGGGALLANLDKLLTNVTGVPCVVAEEPLLCVARGTGIALDNLEEYKRSLVGIK; translated from the coding sequence ATGTTTTCCAAGCGTGTGGCCATCGATTTAGGAACCGCCAACGTGCTCGTCTATGTACCGAAGCGCGGTATTGTTATTAATGAACCCAGTGTTGTAGCCCTAGATACGGCCACCAATCGGATTATGGCGGTCGGTAATGAAGCTCGGGAGATGCTGGGCCGCACACCAGATACCATTGTGGCTTCACAACCACTGCGCGACGGTGTGATTGCTGATTATCGAATCACCCAGGCCATGATCCGCCACTACATCACCAAGGTCGCCGGTGGATTCCGCTTGAGTCGCCCGGATGTGATGATCTCAGTACCAGCCGGCGCCACCTCAACTGAACGCCGAGCCGTCATTGATGCCACCATTTCGGCCGGAGCCCGAGCTGCCTACATCATCAAGGAACCGGTGGCCGCGGCCATTGGGGCCAGCATTCCCATTGCCTCCGCCGCCGGCAATATGGTAGTCGATATTGGTGGCGGTACCACCGAAATCGCTATTCTGTCGCTGGGCGGGGTGGTGGCTCAAAATAGTATTCGCGTCGGTGGCAATCGAATCGATGCCGCCATTGCCGATTTTATCAGGCGTAAATATGGGCTAGCCATCGGTGAGCGTACGGCCGAAGAAATTAAGCGCGAATTGGGTTCGGCTTTGAAGCTTACCAAAGATCGCTCGGCCGAAATCCGCGGCCGAGATATTATTGCCGGCCTGCCTAAGACCGTTACCGTTTCTTCAAACGATCTGACCGAAGCCATTAGCGATGAACTCGAGAAAATCATTCTTGCTATTCGAGTGGTACTGGAACAAACGCCACCCGAACTTTCCAGCGACATAATTGACCGAGGCATGGTCTTAACGGGCGGCGGAGCACTGCTCGCCAACCTCGATAAGCTCCTAACCAATGTTACGGGCGTGCCTTGTGTAGTGGCCGAAGAACCCTTGCTGTGCGTGGCTAGGGGAACCGGTATTGCCCTTGATAATCTAGAAGAATACAAGCGCAGTTTGGTGGGGATTAAATGA
- a CDS encoding glycosyltransferase has product MMRVAIVHDWLNTRVGGSEKVLMELANLYPDADIYTLIFRPEFYRGQIDPKRVTTSHLQRWPRLLTDKPSYLLPLLPTAIEQFDLSSYDVVISSSNAFSKGVLTPPRTLHICYCYSPMRFAWDYWPRYLTELSIGPIRRMAARGVISKVRLWDYYSSKRVDHWIAISDHIAARIKKYYGAKAEVIYPPVQIDDFEPLASRSDHYLTLSTLTPYKKIDLAIKACNQLGRKLIVVGSGFDRKRLEGLAGPTIKFAGRVSDEEKARLLATAKALLNPQEEDFGIASVEALASGIPVIAFARGGAAEIVSDGETGVLYEDDSVEGLVAAIKRSEALNYDRDQLLQASRRFSASYFAKTFTTTVEKLYADHISQL; this is encoded by the coding sequence ATGATGCGAGTAGCCATTGTTCACGACTGGCTCAATACTCGGGTGGGCGGTTCCGAAAAAGTCCTAATGGAGCTGGCTAACCTGTATCCAGATGCCGATATCTACACTTTGATATTCAGACCGGAATTTTACCGCGGCCAAATTGATCCCAAACGCGTGACGACCTCGCATTTGCAACGCTGGCCGAGGTTGTTAACCGATAAACCAAGTTATTTGTTGCCGCTACTGCCCACGGCCATCGAGCAGTTTGATTTGAGTAGCTACGATGTCGTCATTTCATCATCCAATGCTTTTAGTAAAGGCGTTTTAACTCCACCTCGAACGCTTCATATTTGCTACTGCTACTCGCCGATGCGCTTCGCTTGGGACTACTGGCCCAGATATTTAACTGAGCTCTCAATTGGGCCGATTAGGCGAATGGCCGCTAGAGGGGTGATATCCAAAGTCAGGCTATGGGACTACTATAGCTCGAAGCGAGTTGATCATTGGATTGCAATTTCCGATCACATCGCAGCTCGGATTAAAAAGTATTACGGGGCCAAGGCTGAAGTCATTTATCCGCCCGTTCAAATCGATGACTTTGAGCCGTTGGCCTCGCGCTCTGATCACTACTTAACCTTATCGACATTAACGCCGTACAAAAAAATTGATCTAGCTATTAAAGCCTGTAATCAATTGGGGCGTAAACTAATCGTGGTCGGCAGCGGCTTTGATCGTAAACGTTTGGAGGGGCTGGCCGGACCGACTATAAAATTTGCTGGCAGGGTTAGCGATGAGGAAAAGGCTAGATTACTCGCTACGGCCAAGGCTCTGCTCAACCCCCAAGAAGAGGATTTTGGAATAGCCAGCGTAGAGGCTTTGGCTTCGGGCATCCCCGTAATCGCCTTCGCTAGAGGTGGAGCTGCCGAAATTGTCAGCGATGGCGAGACTGGAGTGCTCTACGAGGACGATTCAGTTGAGGGCTTAGTGGCAGCGATCAAGCGTAGCGAAGCTCTAAATTACGACCGCGATCAGTTACTACAGGCCAGCCGGCGCTTTAGCGCCTCCTATTTTGCCAAAACCTTTACCACAACAGTTGAGAAACTTTATGCCGATCACATCAGCCAGTTATAA
- a CDS encoding WecB/TagA/CpsF family glycosyltransferase yields the protein MPITSASYKVLDTRIDALDNATGLARAQDLASDQAAAHYIVLPYVEFLNQAAQDRELQNLLNQADLSLANGVSINWAIEYLYGGETKFSRFLATLTNIITRPANVHRLAPSRFDSSNFTWPMLEWAAREHRKVVLIGSPKQQSIEGTAKFIQTAIPGAIIAGVYPGYFHKAGRVRLIQELRQLEPDLILVGIGFPKQEALMHDLRNELSHGLMIGEGGSFDYELFGGSIKRAPNFIRTIGLEWLWRLIREPARLHRQLAIPAYLWRVWRQGRHLPE from the coding sequence ATGCCGATCACATCAGCCAGTTATAAAGTTCTGGACACGCGCATCGACGCGCTGGATAATGCCACTGGCTTGGCCAGGGCTCAAGACTTGGCCAGTGATCAAGCAGCGGCTCATTACATCGTCTTGCCTTACGTTGAATTCTTGAATCAGGCTGCCCAAGACCGGGAGCTTCAGAATCTACTCAACCAAGCCGATTTGAGTTTGGCTAATGGGGTTAGCATCAACTGGGCCATTGAATACCTCTACGGTGGGGAAACAAAATTTAGTCGATTTCTGGCCACCCTGACTAACATTATTACCCGGCCTGCCAACGTCCACCGGCTAGCCCCCAGCCGATTTGATTCTAGTAATTTTACTTGGCCGATGCTGGAATGGGCCGCTCGCGAGCACCGCAAAGTTGTTCTAATTGGCTCACCCAAGCAACAATCAATCGAAGGGACCGCTAAATTCATCCAAACCGCCATACCTGGAGCAATTATTGCTGGCGTCTACCCCGGTTACTTTCATAAAGCCGGCCGAGTCCGGCTGATTCAAGAACTGCGTCAGCTCGAGCCAGATTTGATTTTGGTTGGCATTGGCTTCCCCAAACAAGAAGCGTTGATGCACGATTTACGCAATGAGTTGAGCCACGGTTTAATGATTGGGGAGGGCGGTAGTTTCGATTATGAACTCTTTGGCGGAAGCATCAAACGCGCACCTAATTTTATCAGAACCATCGGGCTAGAGTGGCTGTGGCGCTTGATCCGCGAGCCGGCCCGCCTGCACCGCCAACTGGCCATTCCAGCCTATCTGTGGCGGGTTTGGCGCCAGGGCCGGCATTTACCCGAGTAA